A part of Anolis carolinensis isolate JA03-04 unplaced genomic scaffold, rAnoCar3.1.pri scaffold_10, whole genome shotgun sequence genomic DNA contains:
- the il20rb gene encoding interleukin-20 receptor subunit beta → MYIEMAIGSHSFFFFLMPLFISGALLPTPQNITIVSTNMKHFMFWSPVIVPGEIVKYSVEYQGEFEREYVNHSWIPIGECTGIQMTQCNITEDIAATVPYKLRVKAVLGMQTSQWGTPNGFFNRVTTSLIPPVLSVIADGYHLLVELEHLGPAFEFRIFYWRKGQHEMRRKVVRDSSTAVHLETIEAETEYCVKAQTYVQVINRSSNFSDVQCVRAGDGKGIWVTFAPLFLVIFILSTLLFPWVIWKICRICQYSCCPNENMPDTLKLTGSPARMLNYKGEEIEKCDEFVQVLPPEEFLLLLDS, encoded by the exons ATGTACATTGAAATGGCAATTGGCTcccattcctttttctttttcttgatgCCACTTTTCATCTCAG GTGCATTACTACCAACCCCTCAGAACATCACAATTGTTTCCACCAATATGAAGCACTTTATGTTTTGGAGCCCAGTGATTGTTCCTGGAGAAATTGTAAAATATTCTGTTGAATATCAAGG GGAGTTTGAGAGGGAATATGTCAATCACAGCTGGATTCCCATTGGAGAGTGTACAGGAATCCAGATGACTCAGTGCAATATCACAGAAGACATTGCTGCCACGGTGCCATACAAGCTGCGTGTTAAAGCTGTTCTCGGGATGCAGACCTCACAATGGGGCACTCCTAATGGCTTTTTCAACCGAGTTACAA CCTCCCTCATTCCACCTGTGTTGAGTGTTATAGCAGATGGATATCATTTGCTCGTAGAGTTAGAGCATCTTGGACCTGCCTTTGAATTTAGGATATTTTACTGGAGAAAGGGCCAACATGAG ATGCGACGCAAAGTGGTGAGAGACAGCAGCACAGCTGTACATCTGGAGACCATAGAAGCTGAAACTGAATACTGTGTGAAAGCCCAAACATATGTTCAGGTCATCAATCGAAGCAGCAATTTCAGTGATGTGCAGTGTGTGAGAGCTGGAG ATGGCAAAGGAATATGGGTAACATTTGCGCCACTCTTCTTGGTCATATTTATCCTATCCACTTTGTTGTTTCCTTGGGTTATATGGAAAATCTGCCGGATCTGCCAGTATTCCTGTTGCCCAAATGAAAACATGCCAGACACTTTG AAACTAACAGGATCACCTGCTAGGATGCTAAATTACAAGGGGGAGGAGATCGAGAAGTGCGATGAGTTTGTGCAAGTCCTGCCCCCTGAAGAGTTTTTACTCCTTTTGgattcatga